The DNA segment ACCAGATCCACGTCCCCGCCCACACACCAGGCCCGGTCCTGCGGCCACCACAGATCGGGCAACTCGGCGAACTCGTCCCACGCCACCGGCGACACGGCATCGGAGAGGGCTCCCGCAAGCAGCACCTCCCCCCGGTGCGGTGTCTCGAAGGTGGGAAAGCGCGAGAAGTCCCACCGCCCGTACCCCTCCCACAGCCCGAACCAGCACTGCTCGGCGGTGCGGGTGTGCCGGGCGAGTACGGGGATCAGCGCCTCGGCAACGGCGGCCGGTGTCGGCCCCTCCACAGGATGCTCGTCCCAGACACCGGGCAGCCCGTACTCGGAGACGTTCGGGTAGTCCCGCTCCGCCCCGATCACCTCATGCCAACCGGCGTTCACCCCGAGGGGCCGCCCCTGAGCCTCGGCCACGTCCCGCCACCGCACCGCCCGCCCCTCCAGCGACGCCGGATGCAGAACCCTGACATAGGCATCGAAACCCGGCACCACCACCCCGGCCACCGTGCAAGAGTGCTCACCCCCGAGGAAACGTTCACCGATCCAGCGAGCGGGCCCCAGATCACCGTCCTCCACCCGCAGGCGTCCGTACAGGTCGGGGGCGGGGTCCCGGTGCACCGAGGGATAGTCGTCCATCCACGGGAGTCTGCCTCACCGGGGCGCTCAGTGCTCGATCGCCAGCGACAGCGGGGCCGCTGCCGCGCACGCCGCCGCGAGGGCGAGCCACACCGGATCGTACGTCCCGAACGCGTCGCGGGCCGTACCGGCGAGGAACGCGGCCAGTGCTGCGCCGAGTTGGTGGGCGGCGTTCGTCCACCCGAAGACGATGGCACTGTCCTCGCCCCAGTGCACACGGCACAGGGCGACGGCCGGAGGGACTGTGGCCAGGTCGAGCAGGCCGAACAGGACCACGAAGGCCAGCATCGGCGCCCGCACGGTCGCTGTCATGATCAGGGGGAGGGCGAGCAGCAGCGTTCCGCGCAGCGTGAAGAAGACGGCGAGGAGCCTGCGGGCGTCCAGGCGGTCGGTGAGCCGGCCGGCGGCGACCGTCCCGGCCACGTTGAAGACGCCGATGCCCGCCAGCAGCGTGGACGCCGTGGTCACCGGCATGCCGTGATCGTGGGCGGCCGGGGTGAAGTGGCTCCACATGATGCCGTTCGTGGACGCCCCGCAGACGGCGAACGCACCTGCCAGCAGCCAGAACGGCGGTGTCCGCCCGGCCTGCCTCACTACCGCCAGGGTGCGCCGTGCCGCACCGGGCACCGGCGCGGGCGTGGAGACGAACACCGCACCGCCGTAGGGGCGTTGTCCGACTTGGGCAGGGTGGTCGCGCAGTACGAGCACCACCAGCGGGATCACCGCGAGCGCGGCGAGGGCGACGGTGACCAGTGCGGGGCGCCAGTGGTGGTGGTCGATGATCCAGGACAGCGCGGGCAGGAACACCATCTGGCCCAGTACGCTCGCCGAGGACAGCACACCGGTGACCAGGCCCTTGTGCCGGTCGAACCAGCGGTCGGTCACCGCCGCGCCGAGCGTCGTCGACAGCGCTCCGGTGCCCGCGCCGGCCAGGAGCCCCCAGAGCAGGGTGAACTGCCAGGCGGCCGTCATCGTGGTCGTCAGCCCCGCCCCCGCCGCCACCGTGAGCAGGGCGGTCGTCACCACGCGTCGCACGCCGAACCGGTCCAGCAGCGCTGCCGCGTAGGGGGCGGTGAGGCCGTAGAGGACCATGTTCACCGACACCGCCAGCCCGATGGTCCCGCGCGACCAGCCGAAGTCCTGGCGCAACGGCCCCTGGAGGATGCCGGGCAGCGTGGAGCACGCGCCCGCGACGACGATCGCGGTGCCGGTGACGGCCACGACCCACCAGGCTCGGTGACCTGCAACGGGTTGCGGGGGAAGCTTTGTTGCCTGGCTCATGGTCATCCATGCTTCGCCGCATCCGACCGCCCTCACCACTGACCGTCTGGACAACGAGTGAAAGAATCCGGTCATGGACGGCGAGAAGCGGCATCAGGTGGTCGTCCTGGTGCGTGCCGGGCTCATCCCGATGGAACTCGGCATCGTGCACCGGCTGTTCACCACCGCGACCGACTCCGGCGGGCGGGCCCTGTACTCGGTGCGCACCTGCGCGACCGCTCCGGGCGTGGTGCCGACGGACACCGACATCGGGATTCAGGTCCCGTACGGGCCGGAGATTCTCCGGGAGGCGGACACCGTCGTCGTCCCGGCCGCCGTCGAGGACTACCGGCCGCAGAAGCGCGGGCGGCTCGACCCTGAGGTGCGGCGCGCGCTCGCTCTCGTGCCCGAGGGGGCGCGGCTCGCGTCGATCTGTACGGGAGCGTTCGTCCTGGCCGCCGCAGGGCACCTCGACGGGCGGCGGGCCACCACGCACTGGAAGTCGTGCGCCGAGCTGGCCGCCCTGTATCCGGGGACAGAGGTCGATCCCGGCGTGCTGTACACCGACGACGACGGTGTGCTCACCTCGGCCGGGGTCGCCGCCGGGGTCGACCTGTGCCTGCACATGATCCGTGACGATCACGGGGCGGAGGTCGCCAACGCGGTCGCCCGTGACACCGTCGTACCGCCGCACCGGGAGGGCGGCCAGGCGCAGTACATCGAGCGGCCGGTGCCCCGGGAGTCCGACCCCTCCCCCACGGCCGCCGCCCGTGCCTACGCCCTGGAGCACATCGGCGAGCCGCTCACCCTGGACGACCTCGCCCGCCGGGCCGGGATCAGTGTGCGCACGCTCAGTCGTCGTTTCCGTCGGGAGACCGGGGCGACACCGATGCGCTGGCTGGCCGAGCAGCGTCTCGACCATGCCCGGCGGCTTCTCGAAC comes from the Streptomyces seoulensis genome and includes:
- a CDS encoding MFS transporter, encoding MTMSQATKLPPQPVAGHRAWWVVAVTGTAIVVAGACSTLPGILQGPLRQDFGWSRGTIGLAVSVNMVLYGLTAPYAAALLDRFGVRRVVTTALLTVAAGAGLTTTMTAAWQFTLLWGLLAGAGTGALSTTLGAAVTDRWFDRHKGLVTGVLSSASVLGQMVFLPALSWIIDHHHWRPALVTVALAALAVIPLVVLVLRDHPAQVGQRPYGGAVFVSTPAPVPGAARRTLAVVRQAGRTPPFWLLAGAFAVCGASTNGIMWSHFTPAAHDHGMPVTTASTLLAGIGVFNVAGTVAAGRLTDRLDARRLLAVFFTLRGTLLLALPLIMTATVRAPMLAFVVLFGLLDLATVPPAVALCRVHWGEDSAIVFGWTNAAHQLGAALAAFLAGTARDAFGTYDPVWLALAAACAAAAPLSLAIEH
- a CDS encoding GlxA family transcriptional regulator, producing MDGEKRHQVVVLVRAGLIPMELGIVHRLFTTATDSGGRALYSVRTCATAPGVVPTDTDIGIQVPYGPEILREADTVVVPAAVEDYRPQKRGRLDPEVRRALALVPEGARLASICTGAFVLAAAGHLDGRRATTHWKSCAELAALYPGTEVDPGVLYTDDDGVLTSAGVAAGVDLCLHMIRDDHGAEVANAVARDTVVPPHREGGQAQYIERPVPRESDPSPTAAARAYALEHIGEPLTLDDLARRAGISVRTLSRRFRRETGATPMRWLAEQRLDHARRLLERTDHPVDRVAADAGYGTGTAMRLRFREVLGVSPRAYRNAFRVRGGTTP